Genomic window (Anaerolineae bacterium):
GTGGCCGAGGGCGTCCCTCACGGCGGCCACGAACTCGGCCGGGGCCTCGCTGGTCGAGATCGAGTGCTCCTGAGCTTCGCCGTCCGTCAAAGGCTGCATCCCCAGAGCTGGCACATACGCGGCATAATCGTGGCACAAGCGCCGCTGCGACCCCGAAGAGGGGCGACTACACTGGCATTATAGGCTATCGGGCCGCGCGGGAGCCACGCGCCCCCAGCGGACGCGGGCACCTTGATTCCGGCGGCGACGGGCGGGAGGTGCCCGCTGTCGCCGCGCCAGGAACGCCACCGGGCTATCCGCCGTAGAGCCGCTTATCCACGAGCGAGAAGGGAGGTTCGAAGATGCATTCGAGAGCTTTCAGCCGACGGAAGATGCTGTCGGGTCTCGTGATCGCGGGCAGCGCCGCCGCGCTGGCCGCCTGCGCTCCTGCGGCGAGCCCGCAGCCCGCCCAGGAAGCAGCCGCCACCGAGGTACCGGAGGCCACTGCGGCCCCCCCGAAGGCTGAAGGGGGTGCCGTCACTCTGCGGTTCCGGACCTGGGTCTCCGGCCAGACGTCTCCCCTAGACCAGGCGTGGTACGACTGGCTTAGCGAGCACTTCCCCCAGGATCACGATGGGTCAACGATCGAATTCGAGTTCGTCCCTTTCGGAGCCGAGTACATCCAGAAGCTACTGGCCGACTCAGCTGCCGGAAGTCCGCCCGATCTACTGGATTCCTCTATCATCTGGGCGCGTGACTTCTGGGATCGCGGCATACTCCTCGAGCTTAACGACTACCTCGACGCCGTGCCGGAACTGGCGCCAGACATGTTCTACGGCGAGTCGACCAACATCTACCGTTCAAAGGCTGGCTCCTACTACGGCATCCCATACTGGGGTCCTGACTCCCAGGTCATAGCCCTAAACAGCAAGCTGTTCGAGGAGGCTGGGCTGGATCCGCAAGGTGCGGATATCGAAACGTGGGAGGACTTCGTAGACGCGACCAAGGCACTGACCAAGACCAACGGCGACGAAGTGGAGCAGGCAGGGTTCCTGGTGGGGAGCATGCGCTACATCGAGAGCTTCTCCACCTGGATGTACAGCAATGGAGGGGCTCTGCACGATCCGGACATCACTCAGCCCACCTTCAACAACGAACGCGGTGCTCAGGTCATGCAGCTTCAGCTCGACCTTCTGAACACGCATAAGGTTTCCTTCCCCATCTCGCCTGAGCGACAGGACACTCAGCTCTTTTTGCAGAGCCAAGCAGCCATGGTGGCCTGGGGCACGTGGTCTCCTACCTACATCGGCGGGAACGCGCCCGAAGGATTTGAGTACTGGCTCATAACCTTCCCCAGGGGGCCACAAGGTGACGGCCCAGGCGCTACCACATGGTCTAACATGATGGTAATACCAAAGAAGGCGAAATACCCTGACCTCTCCTTTGAGTTGGCTCGCTACGTGGCGACTCCGCCCAACGTAATCACGCGCTTTGAGCTCTCGAATCGCCTCGCGCCGCTGAAGGCGTTGTACGAAAGCGATGCCTGGAGAGCCAAGCTCGAGAGCGTGCCTCAGCTCGCCATCGTCACCGAGGCGGCCGAGGTTGGAGGCGTCTATCCCTTCTTCCCCTTCTTCACCGAGGCCAACGATGCCATCGGCACCGAACTGGAGCAGGTGATGCTCGGTGAGAAGAGCGTTGAGGAAGGCCTCGCCGAGGCTGAGGCCAGAGTCATAGAGGTTATCCAGCGTCGCCAGACCACAGGCGGATAGGTAGCCTACTCAGCATCTGGGATGACATACCGAGCCGATCTGCGCCCAGACAGAAAATGCCAGGGCGCAGATCGTGCTTCCAGTATCTGACAGGCGTGGGAATGATGGCTACAGAGACCTATAGTGCCGGCCGAACCGAAGTCCGCGTCCGCCCCCCCTTGTGGAAACAACCACGTAAGTGGATAGCTGGCTATATCTTCACTGCTCCTGCCATCACTTTCATCGTCATCTTCTCGATCATATCCATTATCGTCTCGCTCTATATCAGCTTCTTCCAGTATGACGTGATCTCTGAGCATAGCCCCTATGTGGGCTTGGGCAACTACCGCGAGGCACTGTTCGAGGACGACCTGTTCTGGAGGGCACTCAAGAACACCTTCCTCTACGTTCTGGGAGTGGTGCCGGCAATTACGGTTTTCGGGTTCTTGCTGGCCTTGATCGGATATAAGGCTCGTCACGGCCGCAGCTTCTTCCGGACCGTCTACTTCTTGCCGTCCATCACTCCCATGGTGGTGATAGCCCTCATCTGGATGTGGCTCTACAGCCCCAAGGGCATGCTCAATGAGATGCTGGCCAGCGTCGGCATCCGAGGCCCGAATTGGCTCTTCGATCGGCACCTGGCGCTGCCGTCAGTCATGGTGATGAGCGTCTGGCAGGCGGTCGGGTACTACACCGTCATCTACCTCGCCGGTCTGGCGGACATCCCCCCGGATTTCTACGACGCGGCTCGGGTGGATGGGGCCAGCTGGTGGCAAGAGGTTCGCTACGTCACCGTGCCCCTCCTTCGGAATGTCACCCTGTTCGTGACAGTCACCCTCGCAATCGGGGCATTCCAGGTCTTCACTCAGGTTTACATCATGACCCGCGGCGGCCCCGGAACGGCCACAGCGACTCTGCAGTTCATCATCTTCCGCAATGCTTTCCAGTACTTCCGTATGGGCTATGCCGCGGCCATCTCGTGGCTGCTGTTCATAGCGATCTTCGTGCTCGCCATGATTCAGTTGCGGCTCAACCGGTCCGAGCGGATCTTTTGAGAGGGGTAGACATGGACCAAGCCTCAACCCTCAGTTCCACCTCGCGCCTATCCAGGACTGAGCCCACCCGTCGCGAGAAGGCCCGGGGAGCTGGAGGCCAGGTCCTTCTCTACCTGATCCTGATCACCCTTGCCGTCGTTATGATGTTCCCCTACTACTGGATGCTGGTGAACTCCCTCAAGGGACCGAGGGGATTCACCGCGAATCCCTACTCGCTGGTTCCGGACACCGTCAGCTTCGACTCCCTAACATACGTCTGGTCCACTGGCAGGATCGGGATATACTTGAAGAATAGCTTCATCTATGCGGCCGTCGTACTGGTAGCTCAGACCACCATCAACTCCCTGGCGGCCTACGCTTTCTCGAGGATTACCTTCCCTGGACGAGACACTCTCTTCATCGTGGTGCTGGCCACCATGATGCTGCCCTATTCGGTGCTCCTCATCCCCACCTATCTGATCATCTGGCGCTTCGGGCTGGCAAATACCGTACCCGGAGTGGTCCTACCGGGGTTCGCCAGCGCCTACGGCATCTTCATGCTGCGCCAGTTCTTCCTGAATATCCCCATGGAGTTGGAGGATGCGGCTCGGATTGACGGCTGCAATCGGTTACGGATATACGCGCAGATCATCCTGCCCATGGCTCAGCCTGCTCTCATAACCCTGGGCATGTTTATCTTCATGTCAGAGTGGTCCAGCTTCACCTGGCCGCTCGTGGTACTCAGCGACTGGAAGAAGTACCCCATCACCGTCGGACTCTCACTGTTCCGGGATGAGCAATCGCTCTACTGGGACCGAACCTTCGCCGCGTCGCTGATCGCCACGCTTCCCCTGGTCCTGCTGTTCTTCGCCGGACAGCGCTACATCGTCGGCGGCATCAGCCTCACGGGCCTGAAGGGCTGACCCCCAGCACGCGGGCCGCACCCCACGCTCTCGCCGCCCGCCGCCATCCCCCCATCGCGGCCGGCTGGGCCGACAGTCCTGCCGGCACCACGGTAGCACCCCCGTGCACAGGTCCGCGTCGCATCGCGCTCGGGGGTATGCTAGAGTAGTCATACAGGCCACCCGGTATCCAGGGCCGCGCCGGTGATCGGCCCTGGAGTCCTTCCCGGGCCGTGGCTCGAGCGATTCACAGGGGGCGATCTGTGAACCTCACTCTCCTGGGCACTTGCAGCGGCACCGAGCCCATGCCCGGGCGCCACCACGTCTCCTTCGCCATCGAGACCGGCGGCTGGGTCTACTGGTTCGATGCCGGCGAGGGCTGCTCCCACACCGCCCACACCAACGGCGTAGACTTGCTCCGGGTGCGGGCTATCTTCATCTCCCACCCTCACATTGACCACACCGGCGGCCTGGCGAACCTCACCTGGACCATGCACAAGCTCGATGGGCGCAACAGCGACCCGGCCCGGGCCTTGGGCGACCGGAAAGTGCCCCTCTTCCTGACCTCTGAGGCCATCTGGGAAAGCGTGCGCTACCTGCTGGGAGCATCGCTCGGCCGGCCGGAGAACCGCCTGGTAGCCGAACCACGCTACTACTCCGACGGCCTCATCTACGACGACGGCGCCCTGAGGGTCCACGCCCGGCACAACACCCACCTGGGCCACCCGGCCCCGGGCGAGCCCTGGCGTGCCTTCTCCTTCCGCATCGAGGCCGAGGGCAAGGCAGTGGTCTACTCCGGCGACGTAGGACACATCTCGGAACTAGATCCCTTGATCGAAGGGGCCGACCTCATCCTCATGGAGACTGGCCACCACCAGGTGCGCTCTGTCTGCGAGTATCTGGCCGGCTCGGATAGGCGCTGGGGGCGATTGGGGTTCATCCATCACGGCCGGGCTATCCTGAGCGACCCCGAGGGGCAGTTGGCTATCGCGCGGAAGATCCTGGGCGAGCGGGTCTTCATCGGTGACGACGGCGTGAAACTGAGGGTATGACTGCGGCCGGCCCTGCCGGCTAGGGCTCAGCAGGAAAGGCTCGGCCGTCTGCTTGGCCCGTCGCCCAAGCCACCGGCCTGAACAGACACCCAGGCCCACATGCTCACCCTGGGCCGAGCGGACCCCGCGGCTCGCCGACCTTCTGCGGTCCCTCGTGGATGCCTGCAACCGGGCCCGCTACGTGCATCACATGCCCAAGCCCGAGCTGGTAACGAGTGCGGTGGCGTCGGCAGAGCGAGCGGAGAATCGACTCGGCTCGGGCGAGGGCGACGAGCCGCTTCCTGGGCGGCTCCCTAACCGTGTATCAAGGTACCTAGTCGAGGTGTTGGCTGCCCCAAGCGAGGAGGTAGGTTGTGCAAGAGCCGGCAGGCGACGGCCGTCTCCCCTCCAGTGTGTCGCGAGTGACGGGCACTACCGGCGAGGGAGGGAACGTGTCAGGTCGCCGGGGGAGGGCTCGAAGCGCCAGCGCTTTCCGTCGGGACGCAGGTATCCCACTGAGCGCGAGGTATCAGGTTCGTGCTCAAATAGAAGTAGCGTCTCTTCCTCCACCGCTCGGCCCAGAAGCTCTCGCTTGCTCTCCAGGCTCTGCATCGGGGCGATGTCCAGAGCCGAGATCCAGGCCAGTCGCTCGGCCTGGATGGGCACAATAGCCAGATCGCTCAGGTAGAGGGCAGACTTACCCTCGCTCACTATGCGGACCAGCTGTTGGCCGGCAGTGTGACCGGGCGCCGGCACCAGCCAGACGTGCTGGTTCACCCGATATGTTCCCGCCACCACTTCCAGCGCGCCCGACTCATCCAGGACCTGCAGTTGCCTCGGGTCGTAGTCGGCGCGAGTACGCTCGTTGGGGAAAGCGGCGGCGGCCGCCTCTTCCCGCTGCACAAAGTATCGGGCGGCGGGGAAGGCAGGGGCGAGCGCCCCGTCCGTGGAGGTTAGGCTACCTCCGGTGTGGTCGGGGTGCAGATGAGTGAGCACCACCGCCACAATCTCCTCGCCGCGCACTCCAAGCTCCCGCAGGGCGGCCTCCAGCGGTCGGTAGCCAGGCGGATCGAAGGGGAGGCCGGGATCGCCAGGCGGCAGGCCGGTATTGACCAGGACGTAGCCCTCGCCGCTTTCGATCAGAAGCGGCCGAAGGCCGACGGGCACGAGATGATCGGCGTCGGGCGGGTAGTAGCGCTCCCAGGTGGCGCGGGGCACAGCTCCGAAGATGAGCCCCCCGTCGTAGCGGAAGACCCCGCAGTCCAGCAGCCAGGCGCGGACGGTTCCTATCCGCAGGGCGATGTCAGGCACCAGCTCGCCCGTTGCTCTGAGGTCCCGCCTTGGGGAGAGAGACGTGGAAGGTGCTCCCCTTGCCCGGCGTGCTTTCCACCCAGATGCGCCCTTGGTGTGCTTCCACGATGGCTCGGGCGATGGCCAGGCCCAGGCCGCTGCCGGGAGCCTTTCCGGCGGCCTGGCTGGTCCGGTAGAACCGCTGGAAGACGCGCTCCACGTCTTCCGCGCTCATGCCTATCCCTTCGTCGGCCACGGTCAGTTCCAGCGATTCACCGCGATCGTGCAGAGAGATGAGCACTCGGTCGCCCGCCTCGCTGAACTTGATGGCATTGCTGGTGAGGTTGTCCACCACCTGTATGAGCCGCCGTGAGTCGGCCCACTCCAGGAGGCAGGTGTCAGGCACCTGCACGCGCAACTCGACTCCGGCCTTCTTGGCGTCCACGGCTGCGCTCTGGACGCTGTGATACACCACCTCGCTCAGGTCCACATGGGAGGACAACTCCAGATGGCCGGCACGAGCCCTCTCCAGAGAGAGCATCTGGTCCAGCAAGTGGATGATGGCATCGGTCCGGCGTTCCATCACCCGCAGGGCGTGCTCCTGCCTTTCCTGCAGCGGGCCCAGGGTCCCGGCCAGGAAGAGGTCCACGTATCCCTTGACGAAGGTGAGCCCGCCCCGCAACTCGTGGGACATCTCCTCGATGAACTCGATACGCTCGTCCAGCGCCTGGCGGAGACGAGCACACGTCTCCTCAGTGGCATCTGGCTCGCGGGATATCGGTAGCCCGGAGCGGGCATGTGGGTCAGCGTTCATGGATAAGCCACCCCCAATAGGTCCATGCAATCACGATCACCATCAGTGCCCCGGCCGCCAGCGGCACATCGTGCAGCGCGGTGCGCAAAGCCGCATTCGGCTGTCTGAAGTCCAGCGCCAGACGAGAGAGACCGGCCAGAGCTATCAGGGCTGCTCCGACATAGCCGAGTCGATAGGTGCGTCTCATACCGACGACGGCACCCAGCCGTGCGCTCACGCTGGCCACCATATAGGAGACATAGGCCGCCGCCAAGAGGGCGATAGCTGCCAGAGGGCTCGGGTCGGACTTCACGCAGGCCCGCTGAGCATCAGGCCAAACAGGTGGCCACCCGCGAGGGCCAGTAGCATGCCGGTGCCGGCAAGAACGAGCGCCGGAGGCCACTCGGCAGAGCTACCGCAGGTGAGAGCATCCCACACTCCGCCCGTCAGGAAGCCAAGAGCACAGATGACGAAGGCCATGTAGAAAGTCCGATGACCTGCTCGAGACTGGTAGAAGCGGGCTATGAGGCCCACCACCAAGCACAGAAGGCCCAGGCATATCCAGCCTAGCAGGTTCAGTGCCACGCACCACAACGGCATTCGCCCACCCGTCTTCCCGGGAACCTTCAGCGGCTCAGGAAGGCTCGCATGAAGGAATCGGCCATGCGGTGGGGGCTGCCGCTGAGAATCCCCTCGCGTCCCCTGAATCGGGACTGAATGCGGATGCCCTCAGAGGTGATCTCATACTGGCGGATGTCCTTGGCGTGGTCGCTCCCGCGCATCTTGACCACGGTGAGAGCACGATGGATGGCGCTGTCTATCTCCACGTAGCGCAAGAGCACGTAAGAGTCCACCACGAAGGCCAGATCGTCCACAGCTCGGTCGCCACCGCCCAGCAGGGACGGCCCCTCGCTGATCAGCACAGCGGTGATCCCCTCGCGCCTGAGGGCGTTGATGAACCCGTACTGCAGACCCCGCAGCTGGCTGCGCCCCTGAGCCAGTCCTTCCAAGCGAGAGATGCTGTCCACCATGATGCGCCGAGCATCAATCTCCCGGACGAGCCTCTCGACCCGTCCGCCGACGGTCTGCAAGTCAGCCAGGCCCACCTCGGGGCTGGTCATCAGCACCCGCAGCATATGCCGGCGTTCCAGGTCCGCCAGGTCCCATCCCAGAGAGTGGGCGTCCCGGTAGAAGGCCTGGGGGAACTGCTCAAAGGTGAGCACGATCCCGGGCTCGTCATAGAACATGGCGCCAGCGTAGATGAACTGCAGCCCCAGAGTGCTCTTGCCCGTTCCGGGGGCTCCTTCTATCAGGTTACACGACTGCGGCAGAAAGCCACCCCCCAGCATCTCATCCAGCCCTGGAACGCCGGTCCGGACACGGCCGGCGCCATTGGGCTGGACGTCAGCCAACGGGATTCTGCTCGGGCCCCGCAGGCTGATCATCCCGCTGCTCGTCCTCTGAATGGCACGCCCGGCCCCGGCTCGATGGGTCTGGTTCCTGACGGGAGAGCACCAGGTTGCGCCAGGGCTGGTGCAGACGATGGTACAACGGCGGCACGGAGACGCTCATGAGCTCCCGCTCCAGTTCGGGCAGTATCTGCTCGACCAGAGTGTGCGCGTCGGCAGAAGATAGGCGTCTGCATTCCCTAACCAGCCGTCCAAACGCGATTGATCCGGCATCCCTAGGCATAGTCTGTCGCAATGTCGCTCCTCTAGTGGCGGCGGGGGCCGCCCGTTCGAACCGGGCCGAAGGCGAGGCTCAGCGCATACACCTGGCCACGTGGTAGACGACCCGCAGCCGAAATCGGCGGTCTTCACAGCTCTCCAGGAACCGGGTGACGAGGTCCCTCGTCGCCGGGTCTTCGGTGAGCGTGTAGACCGGCATGTCTCCGACGCTGCCCACCTGCAGAAGGCCATCGTCGGCCATCTCCTGTAGCTGCGGTGCCACCACTTCGGGCCTTCGACCGACATATAGCGCCAGACCCGCCTGTGTATCGGCAGCATGGGGGTTCTGCTTTAGGAAGCGCAGGATGTCCCACTTGACGAAGGAATTGAGCTTGTCGTGCACGAACGAGAGCATCTCGGCGGGCAGCTCTTCCGAGACGGCGTCCATGAACCCTTCCTTCGCGCTCGTCACAGTCCACTCCCTCCCTGTCAAGTGAGCACGAAACTCCGCCTATTGTAGCAGATTGGCCCCCCTCTTCGCATGCATCGCCTGGGCTGTAGCTCCCGGCGATGCTTGACTGTGCCTCCGCCCCCGGCCACAATGGGTCCAGTCGGTAGGTTAGCCGTCGAGCGTTGGGTTCAGGAGTTGGGTCATGGGTGGCACTGCAGATCGGGTCAGGTCGTTGTTGTTGCTCGTTCCTCTCCTCCTGGCAGTTGCTTCGCCCGCTCGGCGCGCGCAGGCCCAGGGTCCGACCTGGCCCAGCCTGAGCCTGACCTTGGTGGCCGATGGCTTCGTCTCGCCTGTCCACATCGCGTCTGCCGGAGACGGGAGCGACCGCCTGTATGTAGTGGAGCAGGCAGGCCGCATCCTCATAGTGGAGGGCGGGGTCGCGTTGCCGGTGCCTTTCCTAGACATTCGCGATCGGGTGCTCTCCGGCGGCGAGCGGGGCCTGTTCAGCGTGGCCTTCCCCCCGGGCTACGCCGACAAGGGCTACTTCTACGTCAACTACACCCGCACCCCGGACGGTGACACTATCGTGGCCCGGTTTCACCTCCTGCCCGGCAGCCCGGACCAGGCCGACCCGGCCTCCGAGGAGGTGATCCTGCACGTGGCTCAGCCAGCCAGCAACCACAACGGTGGCCAGCTGGCCTTCTCTCCCCGCGACGCCTACCTATACGTGGGAATGGGCGACGGCGGAGGCTCACCCGACCAGCGGTCCCAGGATCCGTCCACTCTCCTGGGCAAGCTGCTGCGGCTGGACGTGGAGTCGTCCGTCGGTGCAGCCTACGCAGTGCCGGATGACAACCCGTTCGTGGGAGAGGAGGGATATCGGTCGGAAATCTGGGCTCTAGGGCTACGCAATCCCTGGCGCTTCTCCTTCGACCGGCTGACTGCCGACCTCTACATCGCCGATGTGGGCCAGTCCGCCTGGGAGGAGATCAACTACCAGCCGGCCCCGAGCCCCGGCGGCGAAAACTATGGCTGGCCCATAATGGAAGGCCCTGACTGCTACAACACCCCCGACTGCCAGGAGGTGCCGGGGCTGACCTTGCCAGTGTGGTACTACGGGCGGAGCGAGGGGCGATCGGTGACCGGCGGTATGGTCTACCGGGGAGAGCGCTCCGCCACCTTGCGCAGCCTCTACCTCTTTGCGGACTGGGGATCCGGGCGCCTGTGGGGCTTGCGCCGGGTAGGCTCGCAATGGGAGAGTGCCCTGCTGCTGGACACCACCTACGCTATCTCCACCTTCGGTGAGGACGAAGCGGGGGAGGTCTACGTCGCCGATCACGCCGGAGGAGGCTTGTACCGTCTGGAAGCGCCGGGCCGGCTGATCTACGTTCCGCTGGTGCGGGATAGCAGGAGGTAGCGCCGGTCGAGCCCCGGGCCGCAGCTTTGACAGCGACGACCGGGCTGCCTACAGTACCGGCGTGCCCGCCTGTCGGCTGAGCGGCGCGGGGGCCCGACCGGCGTCCGGCGGAGGCTCGGCAAGCGAGGCCGGCCCCGGGCGAAGTTCGGCTCGGCCCAAGGGAGAGCCTCGGCTTATGGCCTTGGATTACCTAGACAGCCTGCGCCGCTTCGGGCGGGACGCCCGCCTCGTCTTCCTCGCGGCGGCGGTCCTCTGGTTCAGCATCTTCGGCGTCTACTCCGTGCTGTTCAACCTGTACTTGCTGCGGCTGGAGTTCGGGCCAGAGTTCGTGGGGCTGGTCAACGCCGGCGGTCTGCTGTCCGGGTCGCTTTGCGCCCTGCCGGCAGGCGAGATCGGGCGGCGCTGGGGCACCCGTCGAGCCATGGCCGGCGGGTTGGCCCTGGCGGCACTGGGCTACGGACTGGCTCCGCTGGCCTCGGCCGTGCCCGAGGACGTGCGCGCCCCATGGCTGCTGGTGACGTACTTCATCGGCTGCCTAGGCGCCTTCGCCGTGTACATGGTGAATGTCACTCCCTACCTCATGGGCGTCACCGATGAGGAACAGCAGAACCATGCCTTCTCCCTGCTCTCCGCAATCCCTGCTGCGGCCGCCTTTCTGGGGTCGCTGGCGGGCGGATTGCTGCCTTCCGCCTTCGCCGGGCTGTCCGGAGCCGGCCTCGATTCGGCGGCGCCCTACGGTAGCTCCCTGATACTGGCGGCCCTTCTGCTGCTTCCGGCTGTAGGGGCCGTCTGGCGCGCGGGCAACCCGCGCTCGGATCCGGCGCCGCCCCAGGCAAAGGGCGGCCGAAACAGCGGGGGCGCACCCATAGGGCTCATGGCCGCTCTGGCGGTGGCGCTGTTCGTGCGCGCCTGCGGCCAGGGCACCACGCGGGTGTTCTTCAACGTCTATTTGGACGATGGGCTGGCCGTGCCCACGTCGCTCATCGGCACGCTGGCCGCCGTCAGCCAGTTGGTGGCCATTCCGGCAGCGCTGACTACGCCCCTCCTGGCCCGGCGCTGGGGCAACGCCCGCACTTACGTCGTGGCCATCCTGGGCATGGCGGCCGGGCTGCTGCCCCTGGCGCTGATCCCTCGCCGGGAGGCGGCTGCCCTCGGCTACCTGGGCGTGACTGTGTTCTTCGCCCTGGCCAGCCCCTCCATAACGGTGTTCAGCCAGTCGCTGGTGCCGACGCGCTGGCGCCCCACCATGGAAGGGTCGGTGATGATGGCAGTGAACCTGGGTCGGGCCAGCATGGCTTTCGGGGGCGGCTACATAATCGCCTCCTCCGGCTATCGCACTCTCTTCCTCACCGGGGCGACCCTGATGGTGGCCGGGGCCCTGCTCTTCTGGGGCTACTTCCGGCATCCCCGCGGCGAGTTGGCCCGGACGGCAGCGCCGGCGCCGGTAGCGCCACCGGGGTGAATGCGAGTGCAGGC
Coding sequences:
- a CDS encoding carbohydrate ABC transporter permease — encoded protein: MDQASTLSSTSRLSRTEPTRREKARGAGGQVLLYLILITLAVVMMFPYYWMLVNSLKGPRGFTANPYSLVPDTVSFDSLTYVWSTGRIGIYLKNSFIYAAVVLVAQTTINSLAAYAFSRITFPGRDTLFIVVLATMMLPYSVLLIPTYLIIWRFGLANTVPGVVLPGFASAYGIFMLRQFFLNIPMELEDAARIDGCNRLRIYAQIILPMAQPALITLGMFIFMSEWSSFTWPLVVLSDWKKYPITVGLSLFRDEQSLYWDRTFAASLIATLPLVLLFFAGQRYIVGGISLTGLKG
- a CDS encoding HAMP domain-containing histidine kinase, with the translated sequence MNADPHARSGLPISREPDATEETCARLRQALDERIEFIEEMSHELRGGLTFVKGYVDLFLAGTLGPLQERQEHALRVMERRTDAIIHLLDQMLSLERARAGHLELSSHVDLSEVVYHSVQSAAVDAKKAGVELRVQVPDTCLLEWADSRRLIQVVDNLTSNAIKFSEAGDRVLISLHDRGESLELTVADEGIGMSAEDVERVFQRFYRTSQAAGKAPGSGLGLAIARAIVEAHQGRIWVESTPGKGSTFHVSLPKAGPQSNGRAGA
- a CDS encoding MBL fold metallo-hydrolase, which gives rise to MNLTLLGTCSGTEPMPGRHHVSFAIETGGWVYWFDAGEGCSHTAHTNGVDLLRVRAIFISHPHIDHTGGLANLTWTMHKLDGRNSDPARALGDRKVPLFLTSEAIWESVRYLLGASLGRPENRLVAEPRYYSDGLIYDDGALRVHARHNTHLGHPAPGEPWRAFSFRIEAEGKAVVYSGDVGHISELDPLIEGADLILMETGHHQVRSVCEYLAGSDRRWGRLGFIHHGRAILSDPEGQLAIARKILGERVFIGDDGVKLRV
- a CDS encoding ATPase, producing the protein MADVQPNGAGRVRTGVPGLDEMLGGGFLPQSCNLIEGAPGTGKSTLGLQFIYAGAMFYDEPGIVLTFEQFPQAFYRDAHSLGWDLADLERRHMLRVLMTSPEVGLADLQTVGGRVERLVREIDARRIMVDSISRLEGLAQGRSQLRGLQYGFINALRREGITAVLISEGPSLLGGGDRAVDDLAFVVDSYVLLRYVEIDSAIHRALTVVKMRGSDHAKDIRQYEITSEGIRIQSRFRGREGILSGSPHRMADSFMRAFLSR
- a CDS encoding glucose dehydrogenase — its product is MGGTADRVRSLLLLVPLLLAVASPARRAQAQGPTWPSLSLTLVADGFVSPVHIASAGDGSDRLYVVEQAGRILIVEGGVALPVPFLDIRDRVLSGGERGLFSVAFPPGYADKGYFYVNYTRTPDGDTIVARFHLLPGSPDQADPASEEVILHVAQPASNHNGGQLAFSPRDAYLYVGMGDGGGSPDQRSQDPSTLLGKLLRLDVESSVGAAYAVPDDNPFVGEEGYRSEIWALGLRNPWRFSFDRLTADLYIADVGQSAWEEINYQPAPSPGGENYGWPIMEGPDCYNTPDCQEVPGLTLPVWYYGRSEGRSVTGGMVYRGERSATLRSLYLFADWGSGRLWGLRRVGSQWESALLLDTTYAISTFGEDEAGEVYVADHAGGGLYRLEAPGRLIYVPLVRDSRR
- a CDS encoding sugar ABC transporter permease yields the protein MATETYSAGRTEVRVRPPLWKQPRKWIAGYIFTAPAITFIVIFSIISIIVSLYISFFQYDVISEHSPYVGLGNYREALFEDDLFWRALKNTFLYVLGVVPAITVFGFLLALIGYKARHGRSFFRTVYFLPSITPMVVIALIWMWLYSPKGMLNEMLASVGIRGPNWLFDRHLALPSVMVMSVWQAVGYYTVIYLAGLADIPPDFYDAARVDGASWWQEVRYVTVPLLRNVTLFVTVTLAIGAFQVFTQVYIMTRGGPGTATATLQFIIFRNAFQYFRMGYAAAISWLLFIAIFVLAMIQLRLNRSERIF
- a CDS encoding extracellular solute-binding protein, with translation MHSRAFSRRKMLSGLVIAGSAAALAACAPAASPQPAQEAAATEVPEATAAPPKAEGGAVTLRFRTWVSGQTSPLDQAWYDWLSEHFPQDHDGSTIEFEFVPFGAEYIQKLLADSAAGSPPDLLDSSIIWARDFWDRGILLELNDYLDAVPELAPDMFYGESTNIYRSKAGSYYGIPYWGPDSQVIALNSKLFEEAGLDPQGADIETWEDFVDATKALTKTNGDEVEQAGFLVGSMRYIESFSTWMYSNGGALHDPDITQPTFNNERGAQVMQLQLDLLNTHKVSFPISPERQDTQLFLQSQAAMVAWGTWSPTYIGGNAPEGFEYWLITFPRGPQGDGPGATTWSNMMVIPKKAKYPDLSFELARYVATPPNVITRFELSNRLAPLKALYESDAWRAKLESVPQLAIVTEAAEVGGVYPFFPFFTEANDAIGTELEQVMLGEKSVEEGLAEAEARVIEVIQRRQTTGG
- a CDS encoding MFS transporter; amino-acid sequence: MALDYLDSLRRFGRDARLVFLAAAVLWFSIFGVYSVLFNLYLLRLEFGPEFVGLVNAGGLLSGSLCALPAGEIGRRWGTRRAMAGGLALAALGYGLAPLASAVPEDVRAPWLLVTYFIGCLGAFAVYMVNVTPYLMGVTDEEQQNHAFSLLSAIPAAAAFLGSLAGGLLPSAFAGLSGAGLDSAAPYGSSLILAALLLLPAVGAVWRAGNPRSDPAPPQAKGGRNSGGAPIGLMAALAVALFVRACGQGTTRVFFNVYLDDGLAVPTSLIGTLAAVSQLVAIPAALTTPLLARRWGNARTYVVAILGMAAGLLPLALIPRREAAALGYLGVTVFFALASPSITVFSQSLVPTRWRPTMEGSVMMAVNLGRASMAFGGGYIIASSGYRTLFLTGATLMVAGALLFWGYFRHPRGELARTAAPAPVAPPG
- a CDS encoding MBL fold metallo-hydrolase gives rise to the protein MPDIALRIGTVRAWLLDCGVFRYDGGLIFGAVPRATWERYYPPDADHLVPVGLRPLLIESGEGYVLVNTGLPPGDPGLPFDPPGYRPLEAALRELGVRGEEIVAVVLTHLHPDHTGGSLTSTDGALAPAFPAARYFVQREEAAAAAFPNERTRADYDPRQLQVLDESGALEVVAGTYRVNQHVWLVPAPGHTAGQQLVRIVSEGKSALYLSDLAIVPIQAERLAWISALDIAPMQSLESKRELLGRAVEEETLLLFEHEPDTSRSVGYLRPDGKRWRFEPSPGDLTRSLPRR